From Streptomyces sp. 6-11-2, one genomic window encodes:
- a CDS encoding TetR/AcrR family transcriptional regulator, with amino-acid sequence MSPRSASVNEELRRRSRERLLQAAVELVGEHGYDATTLGAIADRAGSARGLVSYYFPGKRQLVQSAVHRLMHRTLQEALEREPHTEDGRERLARAVDAILGLARDRPVLMRQHMAGILLEEGFVQCPEQQRLSELLRDTVARRGSRDVDADYPMLRALLMGAVYAALVPGAPMPVPVLRAELFERYRLDWDMGAPPEAQPPGGSCDTDLSRFFATGRIPAPPPER; translated from the coding sequence ATGTCCCCGCGCAGCGCCTCGGTCAATGAAGAGTTGCGACGGCGTTCCCGGGAGCGGCTCCTCCAGGCGGCGGTCGAGCTGGTCGGCGAGCACGGGTACGACGCGACGACGCTCGGCGCCATCGCCGACCGCGCGGGGTCGGCACGCGGTCTGGTCTCCTACTACTTCCCCGGCAAGCGCCAGCTGGTGCAGTCCGCCGTGCACCGGCTGATGCACCGCACGCTCCAGGAGGCGCTGGAGCGCGAGCCGCACACCGAGGACGGCCGGGAGCGGCTGGCGCGGGCCGTCGACGCGATCCTGGGTCTGGCCCGGGACCGGCCGGTGCTGATGCGCCAGCACATGGCGGGGATCCTGCTCGAGGAGGGCTTCGTGCAGTGCCCGGAGCAGCAGCGCCTGTCCGAGCTGCTGCGGGACACGGTGGCCCGGCGCGGTTCGCGGGACGTCGACGCCGACTACCCGATGCTGCGCGCCCTGCTGATGGGCGCCGTCTACGCCGCGCTGGTGCCCGGGGCGCCGATGCCGGTGCCGGTGCTGCGGGCCGAGCTGTTCGAGCGCTACCGGCTCGACTGGGACATGGGAGCGCCGCCGGAGGCGCAGCCGCCCGGCGGCTCCTGCGACACGGACCTGTC